A region of Mammaliicoccus sp. Dog046 DNA encodes the following proteins:
- a CDS encoding glucosaminidase domain-containing protein has product MDKKFYYKTPTLVAMTLAGSTLVTHQVNAAENANNDNTNIIDQHDNASQIQNKQKELKSQSLNVSGTKEYKDPSIIEDPNLNKENTVTDNTQATDSSQPVADDNTQDTTATDEQSNVDDSTQASTDTTQPVADDNTQDTTATDEQSNVDDSTQASTDTTQPVAGDNTQDTTATDEQSNVDDSTQASTDSTQPVADENTQDTTATDEQSNVDDSTQASTDTTQPVADDNTQDTTATDEQSNVDDSTQASTDTTQPVADDNTQDTTATDEQSNVDDSTQASTDSSQPVADENTQDTTATDEQSNVDDSTQASTDSSQPVADDNTQDTTATDEQSNVDDSTQASTDSSQPVADENTQDTTATDEQSNVDDSTQASTDTTQPVADENTQDTTATDEQSNVDDSTQASTDTTQPVAGDNTQDTTATDEQSNVDDSTDASAETDTYSTDYDDSDEIAEDDNQSVQLETADIQPRSFALRSASYAPTAKKTAVSSYAPSVSSTINNQIRTNNYTVPTYVEDFSSHIPKMPYRNGVGKPEGIIAHETANPNSTIQGEVAYMKNNYQSAFVHAFVDDNNIIEVAPTDYLAWGAGGVANERFMHVELVRVYGSDRFAKSINNYADYLATNLAYYGLPLDSAENDGVGTLWSHDAVSRYLGGTNHSDPYGWFAENNYTFNELVDLVREKYLYKTGNLSAPAVSKPKPTAPTVTKPKPTKPVVSKLKPTAPTVAKPKPTKPVVSKPKPTAPTVAKPKPTTPVASKPVTSVPKTVAVKYKGTVKPTVSGVYTSVYDQTAKSGANKAGKTFNIGKQSTFNNQIYYLLQDNNGTPLGWVKSTDVQMQATPTKVTKPVAKPTASSSVKPKPVAKPTASSSVKPKPVAKPTASSSVKPKPVAKPAASSSVKPKPVVKPAASSSVKPKPVVKPTASSSVKPKPVVKPTASSSVKPAKTTRVNYVGKVSKNISGVYTSVYDQKVVPAINKAGKTFKIGKQSVYNNQTYYLLQDNQGIPLGWVKSSDIQVQTAQPKVVNQTTKVTPKKTNAIKSSSINNKAIALKDKYTNYLIFDNTGYFYSEPNVSKKTLLGSLQNYQYAYFKVISSQKIGDITWYKGLLNGKTVWISEKYLQLAQESTNISTSPYTLDQAVDKQMALTNGSEPKKVLSTGVRKATRAEVKDTMDTSKYVNDPVQKYQFLDLNKSQDIPASKLNDLLRGKGILENQGDAFRQAAKSVGVNEIYLISHALLETGNGTSQLANGGSIDKDGNVDLDSKEKYYNMFGVGAIDKQALYGGIKYAQQAGWNTPEKAILGGAQFIANNYIKSGQNTLYKMRWNPQSPGTHQYATGIDFAKSNAKRISDFYQQIQTDGQYYDVDQYKG; this is encoded by the coding sequence ATGGATAAAAAATTCTATTACAAAACACCAACGCTTGTCGCGATGACTTTAGCTGGATCAACACTCGTAACGCATCAGGTAAATGCCGCTGAAAATGCCAATAACGACAATACTAACATCATTGATCAACATGACAATGCTAGTCAAATCCAAAATAAACAAAAAGAATTAAAAAGCCAATCTTTAAACGTTTCAGGTACCAAAGAATACAAAGACCCTTCAATAATTGAAGACCCTAATCTAAACAAAGAGAATACGGTAACTGACAATACTCAAGCAACTGATTCTTCTCAACCTGTTGCTGACGACAACACTCAAGATACTACAGCTACTGATGAACAGTCTAATGTAGATGATTCTACTCAAGCTAGTACTGATACTACTCAACCTGTTGCTGACGACAACACTCAAGACACTACAGCTACTGATGAACAGTCTAATGTAGATGATTCTACTCAAGCTAGTACTGATACTACTCAGCCTGTTGCTGGCGACAACACTCAAGACACTACAGCTACTGATGAACAGTCTAATGTAGATGATTCTACTCAAGCTAGTACTGATTCTACTCAACCTGTTGCTGACGAAAACACTCAAGACACTACAGCTACTGATGAACAGTCTAATGTAGATGATTCTACTCAAGCTAGTACTGATACTACTCAGCCTGTTGCTGACGACAACACTCAAGATACTACAGCTACTGATGAACAGTCTAATGTAGATGATTCTACTCAAGCTAGTACTGATACTACTCAGCCTGTTGCTGACGACAACACTCAAGATACTACAGCTACTGATGAACAGTCTAATGTAGATGATTCTACTCAAGCTAGTACTGATTCTTCTCAACCTGTTGCTGACGAAAACACTCAAGACACTACAGCTACTGATGAACAGTCTAATGTAGATGATTCTACTCAAGCTAGTACTGATTCTTCTCAACCTGTTGCTGACGACAACACTCAAGATACTACAGCTACTGATGAACAGTCTAATGTAGATGATTCTACTCAAGCTAGTACTGATTCTTCTCAACCTGTTGCTGACGAAAACACTCAAGATACTACAGCTACTGATGAACAGTCTAATGTAGATGATTCTACTCAAGCTAGTACTGATACTACTCAACCTGTTGCTGACGAAAACACTCAAGACACTACAGCTACTGATGAACAGTCTAATGTAGATGATTCTACTCAAGCTAGTACTGATACTACTCAGCCTGTTGCTGGCGACAACACTCAAGACACTACAGCTACTGATGAACAGTCTAATGTAGATGATTCTACTGATGCTAGTGCTGAAACAGATACTTATAGCACTGACTATGATGATTCAGATGAAATAGCTGAAGACGATAATCAGTCAGTACAATTAGAAACTGCTGATATTCAACCGCGTTCATTTGCTTTGAGATCGGCTAGCTATGCTCCTACTGCTAAGAAAACTGCAGTTTCAAGTTATGCACCAAGTGTAAGCTCTACAATAAATAATCAAATTAGAACTAATAATTATACTGTTCCAACTTATGTTGAAGATTTTTCTAGTCATATTCCTAAAATGCCTTACCGTAATGGTGTAGGTAAACCTGAAGGAATTATTGCACATGAAACAGCAAATCCAAATTCAACTATTCAAGGCGAAGTTGCATATATGAAGAACAACTACCAAAGTGCATTTGTTCATGCTTTCGTAGATGACAACAACATTATTGAAGTAGCACCAACTGATTACTTAGCTTGGGGTGCTGGTGGTGTTGCCAATGAACGATTCATGCACGTTGAGTTAGTACGTGTTTATGGTAGTGATCGTTTTGCTAAATCTATTAATAACTATGCTGATTATTTAGCAACAAATCTAGCCTATTATGGATTACCTTTAGATAGTGCTGAAAATGACGGTGTAGGTACATTATGGTCACATGATGCTGTATCTAGATATTTAGGTGGTACAAACCATAGTGATCCTTATGGATGGTTTGCTGAAAATAACTATACTTTCAATGAACTTGTTGATTTAGTTCGTGAGAAATATTTATATAAAACAGGTAACCTTAGTGCGCCTGCCGTTTCTAAACCGAAACCAACTGCTCCTACTGTTACTAAACCAAAACCAACAAAGCCAGTTGTTTCTAAACTGAAGCCAACCGCGCCTACTGTTGCTAAGCCGAAACCAACAAAACCGGTTGTTTCTAAACCAAAACCAACCGCGCCTACTGTTGCTAAACCGAAACCAACTACACCTGTTGCTAGTAAACCTGTAACAAGTGTTCCAAAAACTGTAGCTGTAAAATACAAAGGTACTGTAAAACCTACTGTATCTGGCGTTTATACTTCAGTTTATGATCAAACAGCTAAATCTGGAGCTAATAAAGCTGGTAAAACATTTAACATTGGTAAACAATCTACATTTAATAATCAAATTTATTACTTGTTACAAGATAATAACGGAACACCTTTAGGTTGGGTTAAATCTACAGATGTTCAAATGCAGGCAACACCAACTAAAGTAACAAAACCAGTTGCTAAGCCTACTGCATCTTCTTCTGTGAAACCGAAGCCAGTTGCTAAGCCTACTGCGTCTTCTTCTGTGAAACCGAAGCCAGTTGCTAAGCCTACTGCGTCTTCTTCTGTGAAGCCAAAACCAGTTGCTAAGCCTGCTGCGTCTTCTTCTGTGAAGCCAAAACCGGTTGTTAAGCCTGCTGCGTCTTCTTCTGTGAAGCCAAAACCGGTTGTTAAGCCTACTGCGTCTTCTTCTGTGAAGCCAAAACCGGTTGTTAAGCCTACTGCGTCTTCTTCTGTGAAGCCGGCTAAAACAACTAGAGTTAATTATGTTGGTAAAGTAAGCAAAAACATTTCAGGAGTTTATACTTCTGTTTATGATCAAAAAGTAGTTCCAGCAATTAATAAAGCTGGTAAAACGTTCAAAATAGGAAAACAATCTGTTTATAATAATCAAACTTATTATTTACTACAAGATAATCAAGGTATTCCATTAGGTTGGGTTAAGTCTAGCGATATTCAAGTGCAAACTGCACAACCTAAAGTTGTAAATCAAACAACTAAAGTAACACCTAAGAAAACAAATGCAATTAAATCAAGTAGTATCAATAACAAAGCAATTGCATTAAAAGACAAGTATACAAATTATTTAATCTTTGATAATACTGGTTATTTCTATAGCGAACCAAATGTATCTAAAAAGACATTATTAGGTTCACTTCAAAATTATCAATACGCATACTTTAAAGTTATTTCTTCACAAAAAATTGGCGATATAACTTGGTATAAAGGACTTCTTAATGGTAAAACTGTATGGATTAGTGAAAAATATTTACAACTTGCTCAAGAGTCTACTAACATTTCAACTAGTCCTTATACATTAGACCAAGCTGTAGATAAGCAAATGGCTTTAACAAATGGTTCAGAACCTAAAAAAGTCCTATCTACCGGTGTAAGAAAAGCAACTAGAGCTGAAGTAAAAGATACTATGGATACATCAAAATATGTAAATGATCCAGTTCAAAAGTATCAATTTTTAGATTTAAATAAATCTCAAGACATTCCAGCTTCTAAACTTAATGACTTATTGCGCGGTAAAGGTATTTTAGAAAATCAAGGTGATGCCTTTAGACAAGCTGCAAAATCTGTTGGCGTAAATGAAATTTATTTAATTTCACATGCCCTTCTAGAAACTGGAAATGGTACAAGTCAATTAGCTAATGGTGGTTCAATTGATAAGGATGGTAATGTAGATTTAGATTCTAAAGAGAAGTATTATAATATGTTTGGTGTAGGTGCAATTGATAAACAAGCATTATATGGTGGAATCAAATATGCACAACAAGCTGGTTGGAATACCCCTGAAAAAGCAATTCTCGGCGGTGCTCAATTTATAGCAAATAACTACATTAAATCAGGTCAAAACACACTTTATAAAATGCGTTGGAATCCACAAAGTCCTGGAACTCATCAATATGCTACAGGCATAGACTTTGCCAAATCAAATGCTAAACGTATAAGCGATTTCTATCAACAAATTCAAACTGATGGGCAATATTATGACGTAGATCAATATAAAGGATAA
- a CDS encoding acyltransferase family protein — protein MVKEKERDHYFDNARFFLIVLVVFGHLTRSYVNDTHIFKALYMFIYSFHMPAFVLISGFFAKGVGKPRYIKKVTIKLLVPYLIFQIFYGLYYYYIDRDDTLNISPFDPQWAMWFLVSLFSWHVILHFVRNFNPYITFTVAIILGLVVGYFDFINGKLSLSRTFVFFPIFLLGYYINKEQSLILRNKKYIWLSILSLLAIFIAYYLTDYNFEWLFGSKPYSALEPDVDVYSAMKRLFIYVVIFVSTLSFMNLIPERKLPLTYIGSRTMFIYLLHGLFVGLFRSQEWDRVLIDKPYVWIAIILITIIIVYFFSSDIVKHYANPVVNVKKPPKTKE, from the coding sequence ATGGTAAAAGAAAAAGAAAGAGACCATTATTTTGACAATGCTAGGTTCTTCCTAATTGTTCTAGTAGTATTTGGTCATTTAACACGATCATATGTGAATGATACACATATTTTTAAAGCACTATATATGTTTATATACAGTTTCCATATGCCTGCATTTGTACTCATATCTGGATTCTTTGCTAAAGGTGTTGGAAAACCTCGTTACATAAAAAAAGTAACAATTAAACTTTTAGTCCCTTATCTTATCTTCCAAATATTTTATGGATTATATTACTATTACATAGACCGAGATGACACTTTAAATATAAGTCCATTTGATCCTCAATGGGCAATGTGGTTCTTAGTCAGCTTATTCTCATGGCATGTGATCCTTCACTTTGTAAGAAACTTTAATCCTTATATTACATTTACAGTTGCGATAATACTTGGTTTAGTCGTTGGTTATTTCGACTTTATAAACGGTAAGTTAAGTTTATCTAGAACCTTTGTATTCTTTCCAATTTTCTTATTAGGCTATTATATTAATAAAGAACAGTCACTCATTTTAAGAAACAAGAAATATATTTGGCTATCTATATTGAGCTTGCTTGCTATATTTATCGCGTATTACCTAACAGACTATAATTTCGAATGGCTATTTGGAAGTAAACCATACTCTGCACTTGAACCAGACGTTGATGTATATAGTGCAATGAAACGACTATTCATATATGTAGTTATTTTTGTTTCAACATTAAGTTTCATGAATTTAATACCTGAACGAAAATTACCTCTCACATATATTGGTTCAAGAACAATGTTTATATATTTACTGCACGGATTATTCGTTGGACTATTTCGTTCTCAAGAATGGGATCGCGTACTCATTGATAAACCATATGTATGGATTGCGATTATATTAATCACAATTATTATTGTTTACTTCTTTAGTAGTGATATTGTTAAACATTATGCAAATCCTGTGGTCAATGTTAAAAAGCCACCTAAAACTAAAGAGTAA
- a CDS encoding aminotransferase class I/II-fold pyridoxal phosphate-dependent enzyme, with protein MQLPLNKFASQLQVSGIRAISNRIPEIDDVINLTVGQPDFPVPTRVKNAMKDAIDHNFTSYSHNAGLLELRKVIKSYYENRFNAHFDTNEILVTNGASEALDTALRGIIEPGDEVLIPSPVYAGYVPLIELLGATPVYIDTTQTGLKITPELVKSHITSKTKAILLNYPNNPTGITLNKQEVDDLVNVFEQYPIFIVSDEIYAENTFNQIHTSFASYDSIKDRCILLGGLSKSHSMTGLRIGFLLGPAYVMKQLTFVHAYNCICANVPSQYAAIEALTHSIDSPKEMNKAYIERRDYVYDRLINIGFELDEKPQGAFYIFPKISHFGMDDYDFCMKALETYHVAIVPGSAFTHIGKGYIRISYAYNLEALEEGLNRLERMVKDLF; from the coding sequence ATGCAACTACCATTAAATAAATTCGCATCTCAATTACAAGTATCTGGAATAAGAGCTATTTCAAATCGTATACCTGAAATTGATGATGTTATCAACTTAACCGTTGGGCAACCTGATTTTCCTGTTCCTACACGTGTAAAAAATGCAATGAAAGACGCAATTGATCACAATTTTACATCTTATTCTCATAACGCAGGATTATTAGAACTTAGAAAAGTTATCAAATCCTATTATGAAAATCGATTTAATGCTCATTTTGATACGAACGAAATATTGGTTACTAACGGTGCCAGTGAAGCTTTAGATACCGCTTTACGAGGTATTATAGAGCCTGGTGACGAAGTATTAATACCATCACCGGTTTATGCAGGCTACGTGCCTTTAATTGAACTATTAGGTGCAACACCAGTATATATAGATACTACCCAAACTGGATTAAAAATAACACCTGAACTTGTTAAATCTCATATTACTTCTAAAACAAAAGCCATACTATTGAATTATCCAAATAATCCTACAGGTATTACTTTGAATAAGCAAGAAGTAGACGATTTAGTTAACGTTTTTGAACAGTATCCTATTTTTATCGTCAGTGATGAAATTTATGCTGAAAATACATTTAATCAAATACATACGTCATTTGCTTCATATGACTCCATTAAAGATAGATGTATCTTATTAGGCGGATTGAGTAAATCTCATTCTATGACAGGTTTAAGAATTGGTTTTTTACTTGGACCTGCGTATGTGATGAAACAATTAACATTTGTTCATGCCTATAACTGTATTTGTGCTAACGTACCTAGCCAATACGCAGCAATTGAAGCACTCACTCATTCTATAGATTCACCAAAAGAAATGAACAAAGCTTATATCGAACGTCGTGACTACGTTTATGATCGATTAATAAATATAGGATTTGAATTAGATGAGAAGCCACAAGGTGCATTTTATATCTTCCCTAAAATTTCACACTTTGGTATGGATGATTATGACTTTTGCATGAAAGCATTAGAAACGTATCACGTGGCAATCGTTCCAGGTTCTGCATTCACGCATATAGGTAAAGGTTATATCCGTATTTCTTACGCCTATAATTTAGAAGCGTTAGAAGAAGGTCTTAACCGTTTAGAACGTATGGTTAAAGATTTATTTTAA
- the menB gene encoding 1,4-dihydroxy-2-naphthoyl-CoA synthase: MMSRQWETIKEYKEIKYEFYEGIAKITINRPEVRNAFTPLTVQEMIDAFSRARDDQRIGSIILTGEGDLAFCSGGDQSIRGHGGYVGDDQIPRLNVLDLQRLIRVIPKPVVAMVRGYAIGGGHVLHIVCDLTIAAENARFGQTGPKVGSFDAGYGSGYLARIVGHKKAREIWFLCRQYDAKEAIDMGLVNTVVPLDKIEDETVQWCKEMMQHSPTALRFLKAAMNADTDGLAGLQQFAGDATLLYYTSDEAKEGRDAFKEKRQPDFDQFPKFP, from the coding sequence ATTATGTCAAGACAATGGGAAACGATAAAAGAATACAAAGAAATTAAATATGAATTTTACGAAGGTATCGCTAAAATTACTATAAACCGTCCAGAGGTACGTAACGCATTTACACCTTTAACAGTACAAGAAATGATAGATGCATTTTCAAGAGCAAGAGATGATCAAAGAATTGGTTCAATCATTTTAACAGGTGAAGGCGATTTAGCATTCTGTTCAGGTGGAGATCAATCTATCCGTGGACATGGTGGTTACGTTGGAGATGACCAAATTCCAAGATTAAATGTATTAGACTTACAACGTTTAATTCGTGTTATTCCTAAGCCAGTTGTAGCGATGGTTAGAGGCTATGCGATTGGTGGAGGACATGTGTTACATATCGTATGTGACTTAACAATTGCTGCAGAGAATGCACGTTTTGGACAAACTGGACCAAAAGTAGGTTCATTTGATGCTGGTTACGGTTCAGGTTATTTAGCTAGAATCGTTGGCCATAAAAAAGCACGTGAAATTTGGTTCTTATGTCGTCAATATGATGCTAAAGAAGCAATCGATATGGGCTTAGTTAACACAGTTGTGCCTTTAGATAAAATTGAAGATGAAACAGTACAATGGTGTAAAGAAATGATGCAACATTCACCAACTGCATTAAGATTCTTAAAAGCAGCAATGAATGCTGATACAGACGGCCTTGCAGGTTTACAACAATTTGCTGGTGACGCAACATTATTATATTACACTTCTGATGAAGCGAAAGAAGGTCGTGACGCATTTAAAGAAAAACGTCAACCAGACTTCGATCAATTCCCTAAGTTTCCTTAA
- the menH gene encoding 2-succinyl-6-hydroxy-2,4-cyclohexadiene-1-carboxylate synthase: MLTHYAKLTNSENPTLILLHGFISDHTTFHLVEETLINQGINVITVDLPGHGNDNSNDDLTWDMAYIADQIKSLIMHYNLKKVYIHGYSMGGRVALSFANQFPTLIEGLILESASPGISNDVDKQARIEVDKNRASYIQEVGLKQFVEEWSKLPLFDSQSVLTDTEKQRIELMRLSQQPKGLCKALVDYGTGAQPSYWEVLHQFNVPTCIIVGEKDAKFINIGQRMNQLMKKSTFHMVQGAGHTIHVEQPTKFDTIVIEFILGGKLCQDNGKR, from the coding sequence ATGTTAACACACTACGCTAAGCTGACAAATTCAGAAAATCCAACGTTAATTTTATTACATGGATTTATAAGTGATCATACGACTTTTCATTTAGTTGAAGAAACATTGATCAATCAAGGTATCAATGTTATTACAGTCGATTTACCAGGACATGGGAATGACAATTCAAATGATGATTTAACGTGGGATATGGCTTATATAGCTGATCAAATCAAGTCTTTAATTATGCATTACAATCTTAAAAAAGTTTATATCCATGGTTATTCTATGGGTGGACGTGTAGCGTTAAGCTTCGCAAATCAATTCCCAACATTGATAGAAGGCCTTATTTTAGAAAGTGCAAGTCCAGGCATTTCGAATGATGTTGATAAACAAGCGCGCATAGAAGTAGATAAAAATAGAGCATCATATATTCAAGAAGTTGGATTAAAACAGTTTGTTGAAGAATGGTCCAAATTACCTTTATTTGATAGCCAATCGGTACTTACAGATACAGAAAAACAGCGCATAGAACTAATGAGATTATCACAACAACCAAAAGGGTTATGTAAAGCACTTGTCGATTATGGTACAGGTGCGCAACCTTCATATTGGGAAGTGTTACATCAATTCAATGTGCCAACTTGCATCATTGTTGGTGAGAAGGATGCTAAATTCATTAATATTGGTCAACGTATGAATCAATTGATGAAAAAAAGTACTTTTCATATGGTGCAAGGTGCTGGCCACACAATTCATGTGGAACAACCAACAAAATTTGATACAATAGTAATAGAATTTATTTTAGGAGGCAAATTATGTCAAGACAATGGGAAACGATAA
- the menD gene encoding 2-succinyl-5-enolpyruvyl-6-hydroxy-3-cyclohexene-1-carboxylic-acid synthase produces the protein MSTHIESLTKQVFTFVSKLYEYGVDDVVISPGSRSTPLAIACERHPHIKTWIHPDERSAAFFALGIIKGNQRPVAIICTSGTAASNYTPAVSEAFISKLPLIVVTSDRPHELRNVGAPQAINQVNMFQNFTKFQMDMPIADETEETLNAIHINMIKAEKHFVGPQRGPVHFNFPFREPLIPNVKLRRYLSSKRKVETKYQKSIDFSNVQTYIEKPRGVVVVGDTQGQDLSQILTYSAIHNIPILADPLSNLRRLNHPNVISTYDALFKGGLSIEPQFIIRVGQPVVSKHLNNWLKSVKCPQILVQNNDTPDAYPKVPTLSVEMSPNDFFRQAQDVTPTQNKNWLDKWITMENEAKSLIEQYIEEETDEGAAMGNILKKLTSKDTLFVGNSMPIRDVDTFNIGSKAEIAANRGANGIDGVVSTALGMAVYKKVTLIIGDISFFHDMNGLIMSKLHDLDITIICMNNNGGGIFNYLAPKEEAPEHFEKLFGTPLNLDFQHVAHLYELGYEKFEDVSDYKRQNLPQFGSYLYEIVTNREINTETHRELFNKMKGIQYVNTLR, from the coding sequence TTGAGTACGCATATAGAGAGTCTTACGAAACAAGTATTTACATTTGTATCAAAGTTATATGAATATGGCGTTGATGATGTCGTTATTAGCCCAGGATCTAGATCAACACCATTAGCCATTGCATGTGAAAGACATCCACATATTAAGACGTGGATTCATCCTGATGAGAGAAGTGCAGCTTTCTTTGCTCTAGGTATTATTAAAGGAAATCAACGACCAGTAGCAATCATCTGTACTTCTGGAACTGCAGCATCAAATTATACACCAGCTGTATCTGAAGCTTTTATCAGCAAGTTACCACTTATTGTAGTAACGAGTGACCGCCCGCATGAATTAAGAAACGTAGGTGCGCCACAAGCCATTAATCAAGTAAATATGTTCCAAAATTTCACGAAATTCCAAATGGATATGCCGATTGCTGATGAAACGGAAGAAACGTTAAATGCGATTCATATCAATATGATTAAAGCGGAAAAACATTTTGTCGGTCCACAAAGAGGGCCAGTACATTTTAACTTTCCATTTAGAGAACCGTTAATACCAAATGTGAAACTTAGACGCTATCTCTCATCTAAGCGAAAGGTAGAAACGAAGTACCAGAAATCAATTGATTTTTCTAATGTACAAACTTACATTGAAAAACCTAGAGGTGTCGTTGTTGTAGGTGATACACAAGGACAAGATTTATCACAAATTTTAACGTATTCAGCGATTCATAATATACCAATCTTAGCAGACCCTTTAAGTAATTTGAGAAGATTAAATCATCCTAATGTCATTTCAACTTATGATGCATTATTTAAAGGTGGTTTAAGTATTGAACCTCAATTTATTATAAGAGTTGGACAACCAGTTGTTTCGAAGCATTTAAATAATTGGCTTAAATCTGTTAAATGTCCGCAAATTCTTGTGCAAAATAATGATACACCTGATGCTTATCCAAAAGTACCAACATTATCTGTGGAAATGAGTCCTAATGATTTCTTTAGACAAGCTCAAGATGTCACACCAACTCAAAATAAAAACTGGCTTGATAAGTGGATTACAATGGAAAATGAAGCGAAATCATTAATTGAACAGTATATTGAAGAAGAAACAGATGAAGGTGCAGCGATGGGGAATATTCTTAAGAAATTGACCTCAAAAGATACATTGTTTGTTGGTAATAGTATGCCAATTAGAGATGTGGATACATTTAATATTGGTTCTAAAGCTGAAATTGCGGCCAACAGAGGTGCAAATGGTATAGATGGTGTTGTATCTACAGCATTAGGAATGGCAGTATACAAAAAAGTAACATTAATCATTGGTGATATATCATTTTTCCATGATATGAATGGACTTATTATGAGTAAATTACATGATTTAGATATTACTATCATATGCATGAACAACAATGGTGGAGGCATATTTAATTATTTAGCACCTAAAGAAGAAGCGCCTGAACACTTTGAGAAACTCTTCGGTACACCATTGAATCTTGATTTTCAACATGTTGCGCATTTATATGAACTAGGTTATGAAAAATTCGAAGATGTATCAGATTATAAACGTCAGAATTTACCTCAATTTGGATCTTATTTATATGAAATAGTAACAAATCGAGAAATAAATACAGAAACACATCGTGAACTTTTCAACAAAATGAAAGGCATTCAGTATGTTAACACACTACGCTAA
- a CDS encoding isochorismate synthase: MKQKIISEIDVNKNYISVEIELQDQPNIIHLLREEINLKGQRFYYKSKDYKLEMCGIGYLLEARYSHLKHDEIYDCWQNIKEQLDAHKDHEEKHHLKFFGGFQFSEHALTNEWQDFGMSHFVLPKFMITIENGRSYLTYTDHSNQFDIEQLYQMVEKIKPRVTSTIEHTPEVVDNYDIQSEAWKDLVTKAVSLMNASVALQKVVLARRRKIEFNEHVNVEDALQRSLDSHESSYLLLFESGKSQFISQTPEQLCQIDNGKLFTNAIAGTIARSDDEGQNQVYKDELLNDAKNQFEHRYVVDSIIHDIKPFTKHLKYDERPTILTNKHLYHLYTNIQADLLSENVLDIVNQLHPTPALGGFPKVEAIKYIEHEEFGTRGFYGAPLGYMDLDNNGEFVVSIRSMLVKDKVATLYSGCGIVKDSNAISEFEETDLKFKPMLKALGVM; this comes from the coding sequence GCAAAAAATAATTTCTGAAATCGACGTAAATAAAAATTATATTTCAGTTGAAATTGAGCTTCAAGATCAACCAAATATAATCCATTTATTAAGAGAAGAAATTAATTTAAAAGGACAACGTTTTTATTACAAGTCTAAGGATTACAAATTAGAAATGTGCGGTATCGGTTATTTGTTAGAAGCGAGATATTCACATTTAAAACACGATGAAATATATGATTGTTGGCAGAACATTAAAGAACAGTTAGATGCCCACAAAGATCATGAAGAAAAGCATCATTTGAAATTTTTCGGTGGCTTTCAATTTTCAGAACATGCTCTAACAAATGAATGGCAAGACTTCGGGATGAGCCATTTTGTCTTACCTAAATTTATGATTACGATTGAGAATGGCCGTAGTTATTTAACGTATACGGATCACAGTAATCAATTTGATATAGAACAATTATATCAAATGGTAGAAAAGATAAAACCTCGTGTTACATCTACGATTGAACATACACCAGAAGTTGTTGATAATTATGATATTCAAAGTGAAGCATGGAAAGATCTAGTGACGAAAGCTGTATCATTAATGAATGCATCAGTTGCATTACAAAAAGTCGTACTAGCAAGAAGAAGAAAAATTGAATTTAATGAGCATGTAAATGTTGAAGATGCTTTACAAAGATCTTTAGATAGCCATGAATCAAGCTATTTATTATTATTTGAATCAGGCAAATCACAATTCATTTCTCAAACACCTGAGCAGTTATGTCAAATAGACAACGGCAAATTGTTTACGAATGCAATTGCGGGAACGATTGCAAGATCAGATGATGAAGGACAGAACCAAGTTTATAAAGATGAATTATTAAACGATGCTAAGAATCAGTTTGAACATCGTTATGTAGTGGATAGTATCATTCATGATATTAAACCATTTACGAAACATTTAAAATATGATGAAAGACCAACGATTTTAACAAATAAACATTTGTATCATTTATATACGAATATCCAAGCAGATTTACTTTCGGAAAATGTACTAGACATCGTTAATCAATTGCATCCGACACCTGCATTAGGTGGTTTTCCAAAAGTAGAAGCGATAAAATATATAGAACATGAAGAATTTGGTACAAGAGGATTTTATGGTGCGCCGCTTGGGTATATGGATTTAGATAACAATGGTGAATTTGTTGTTTCTATTAGATCAATGCTTGTTAAAGATAAAGTAGCTACGTTATATTCCGGTTGTGGAATCGTTAAAGATTCAAATGCAATTTCAGAATTTGAAGAAACAGATTTGAAATTTAAACCAATGTTAAAAGCACTAGGAGTGATGTAG